In Schlegelella aquatica, one DNA window encodes the following:
- a CDS encoding DUF4123 domain-containing protein, translated as MAQAVFHRLGETGPEALAVSPCVVAHRPHDAALRDVLHQCSARPMVTAVVTSESADQLADRLARWAIVNATGSLFHLRFADTRRLPAIARALQPEQLADFIGPALQWRCIGRDGRWHELPRVAVEPTALTANSIEAPPLDDAQFAALVQDSEADGLLAALERDLPHVWQRTRPSWRHRHAREALREADRRGERDTPARLARVREALRRTGASSASHLEGTSCPHQDPCASS; from the coding sequence CTGGCACAGGCCGTCTTCCACCGTCTCGGGGAGACGGGCCCGGAGGCCCTCGCTGTCTCTCCATGCGTCGTCGCCCACCGCCCTCACGATGCGGCGTTGCGCGACGTGCTGCACCAGTGCAGCGCCCGGCCCATGGTCACCGCCGTGGTCACTTCGGAGAGTGCCGACCAGCTCGCAGACCGTCTCGCGCGATGGGCGATCGTGAACGCCACCGGGAGCCTCTTCCATCTGCGCTTCGCCGACACGAGGCGTCTGCCCGCCATCGCACGTGCCCTGCAGCCCGAGCAGTTGGCCGACTTCATCGGCCCGGCGTTGCAGTGGCGCTGCATCGGTCGCGACGGCCGCTGGCACGAACTGCCCCGCGTTGCGGTGGAGCCGACAGCCCTCACCGCAAACTCTATCGAAGCGCCGCCCCTGGATGACGCCCAGTTCGCGGCCCTCGTGCAAGACAGCGAAGCCGACGGGCTTCTCGCCGCGCTCGAGCGCGACCTGCCTCACGTGTGGCAGCGCACCCGGCCGTCATGGCGGCATCGCCACGCGCGGGAGGCGTTGCGAGAAGCCGATCGGCGCGGCGAGCGGGACACTCCCGCACGCCTGGCCCGCGTGCGCGAAGCGCTGCGGCGCACGGGCGCCTCTTCCGCGTCCCACCTCGAAGGGACCTCTTGCCCTCACCAAGACCCATGCGCATCTTCGTGA
- a CDS encoding T6SS immunity protein Tli4 family protein, which yields MTAEEAQLIQSLTARMTTRCIGRHLIDLPEQFVLNPVQEAVIDEVHVEIRPLAKDRFELETHALLRKYRSQSLVGKSAGLPFVSREISLAGGVIVDRAEHDATSIRAGRTLEALWWDRGYAHRATIKAIDGTYPELQSDPYWREQGTEVPEKLATLRAVIARVRGRRDDEIPSEPGDGFAHGFWQGAQAPAAEFSINYHLQGTPDVYIHLRSVSGDARVARPDTGLMQRRAQIERQIQRSGAELLWLRPRVIHGKAYEESAGREPAHVTSARVPGHSAVLQTDQAVEGRSAPFFKMLMFNGHYIPSPPRSLEEQAKIPDLKRATLSEAQMLALWEAITATLRPRPGAL from the coding sequence ATGACCGCCGAAGAAGCCCAACTCATTCAAAGTTTGACCGCGCGCATGACCACCCGCTGCATCGGTCGCCACCTCATTGATCTGCCCGAGCAGTTCGTGCTGAATCCGGTACAAGAAGCGGTGATCGATGAGGTCCACGTCGAGATCCGGCCGCTGGCAAAGGACCGATTCGAGCTGGAGACCCATGCCTTGTTGCGCAAATATCGCTCTCAATCTCTGGTGGGGAAAAGCGCCGGATTGCCGTTCGTCAGTCGCGAGATCTCTCTTGCGGGCGGGGTGATCGTGGATAGAGCTGAGCACGACGCAACCTCTATCCGCGCTGGCAGAACCTTGGAGGCGCTGTGGTGGGATCGTGGATACGCCCACCGGGCCACGATCAAGGCCATCGACGGCACCTACCCTGAGCTGCAGTCGGACCCCTACTGGCGCGAGCAAGGAACCGAGGTGCCCGAAAAACTCGCCACCCTTCGCGCCGTCATCGCCCGCGTGCGCGGGCGGCGGGATGACGAGATTCCGTCCGAGCCGGGCGATGGCTTTGCGCACGGGTTCTGGCAAGGAGCGCAGGCCCCGGCGGCCGAGTTCTCCATCAACTACCACCTGCAGGGCACGCCGGATGTGTACATCCACCTGCGCAGCGTCAGCGGCGACGCTCGGGTGGCCCGCCCCGACACGGGTCTGATGCAGCGGCGCGCGCAGATCGAACGGCAGATCCAGCGCTCGGGGGCCGAACTGTTGTGGCTGCGCCCGCGGGTGATCCACGGCAAAGCGTACGAAGAGTCGGCGGGGCGCGAACCGGCGCATGTGACTTCCGCCCGAGTGCCCGGCCACAGCGCGGTCTTGCAGACCGATCAAGCGGTCGAGGGCCGCTCGGCGCCGTTTTTCAAGATGCTGATGTTCAACGGCCACTACATCCCCTCGCCGCCGCGCAGTCTGGAAGAACAGGCCAAGATCCCGGATCTCAAGCGCGCCACGCTGAGCGAAGCCCAGATGCTGGCGTTGTGGGAGGCAATCACCGCCACGCTCAGACCGCGGCCGGGCGCCCTTTGA
- a CDS encoding esterase/lipase family protein yields the protein MAEQSTQERMIPVRYDERGNPYWDSRMSPPDDSVGVCHIVPDRIVPVIFVPGVMGSNLRSSGEGRRWRMDSVWTALSWIWADAKERKRSLRPETMEVDDGGKVQRKMSVPREELRRRGWGEIAAMSYSAALRWLEENLNDYENCRDGVRVKLMEQALGAELGEATLTEDEVRLSYRYRFPVHACGYNWLDDNARSARRLGERIDQVLTRYRNEGKRCERVILVTHSMGGLVARYCSEVLGYRDKIYGIVHGVMPAIGAAAVYRRMKSGTEGGWAAAQVMGADAAEMTAVLSTAPGPLQLLPTPEYGNGWLRIRSGAQEVSLPRHGDPYSEIYTVRGKWWGLCDEELVNPLNEERDVNRSKAEMDNDWKVFSRIIQAQVKSFHSAISSCYHPHTHAFCGDSDKKKTYGTVSWQQSSDEGKPLDEWIEGTAPHEWGRRRINQLEEDRVVLHPHGNTQARFSISGPDEAGDGTVPRRSGMAPKAHCRSFLRVAVEHEPAYNPEEGKTSLLALHFTVRAIVRIAQRVRETSTMMYDDLR from the coding sequence ATGGCAGAGCAATCCACCCAAGAGCGGATGATCCCCGTGCGCTACGACGAGCGCGGCAACCCCTACTGGGACTCGCGCATGAGCCCACCCGACGACAGCGTCGGTGTGTGCCACATCGTGCCTGACCGCATCGTGCCCGTGATCTTTGTGCCAGGGGTGATGGGCAGCAACCTCAGATCCAGCGGCGAAGGCCGACGCTGGCGAATGGACTCGGTTTGGACAGCCCTGTCGTGGATATGGGCCGACGCCAAGGAACGCAAGCGTTCCTTGCGCCCCGAGACGATGGAGGTGGACGACGGCGGCAAGGTGCAAAGGAAGATGAGTGTGCCGCGCGAGGAACTGCGCCGGCGCGGCTGGGGCGAGATCGCGGCGATGAGCTATAGCGCCGCGCTGCGCTGGCTGGAGGAGAACCTCAACGACTATGAGAACTGCCGCGACGGAGTGCGCGTGAAGTTGATGGAGCAGGCGCTCGGGGCAGAACTGGGCGAGGCCACATTGACCGAAGACGAGGTACGCCTGAGCTACCGCTATCGCTTCCCGGTACACGCGTGCGGCTACAACTGGCTGGACGACAACGCCCGGTCCGCCCGCCGCTTGGGCGAGCGAATCGATCAGGTGCTGACGCGCTATCGAAACGAGGGCAAGCGCTGTGAGCGGGTCATACTCGTCACCCACAGCATGGGCGGGCTCGTCGCGCGGTATTGCTCCGAAGTGCTGGGCTACCGAGACAAGATCTACGGCATCGTCCACGGAGTGATGCCGGCGATCGGGGCTGCGGCGGTCTACCGGCGCATGAAGAGCGGCACGGAAGGCGGATGGGCGGCTGCGCAGGTGATGGGGGCGGATGCGGCGGAGATGACCGCGGTCTTGTCCACCGCGCCCGGCCCCCTGCAATTGCTCCCCACCCCCGAGTACGGCAATGGATGGCTGCGCATCCGCAGCGGCGCCCAGGAAGTCAGCCTGCCGCGTCACGGCGACCCTTATTCCGAGATCTACACGGTGCGCGGCAAGTGGTGGGGTCTATGCGACGAGGAACTGGTGAATCCCCTCAACGAAGAGCGCGATGTCAATCGAAGCAAAGCAGAGATGGATAACGACTGGAAGGTGTTTTCGCGCATCATCCAAGCGCAGGTCAAATCCTTCCACTCGGCTATCAGCAGCTGCTATCACCCCCACACCCATGCCTTCTGTGGGGACAGCGACAAGAAAAAAACCTACGGCACCGTGTCGTGGCAACAAAGCAGCGATGAGGGGAAACCGTTGGACGAGTGGATCGAAGGCACCGCACCGCACGAGTGGGGACGCCGCCGGATTAATCAACTCGAAGAAGATCGTGTCGTCTTGCACCCACACGGGAACACGCAGGCGCGTTTTTCGATCAGCGGCCCTGACGAAGCGGGCGACGGTACCGTGCCCCGTCGCTCGGGAATGGCGCCCAAGGCCCACTGCCGAAGCTTCTTGCGGGTCGCTGTCGAGCATGAACCGGCGTACAACCCGGAGGAGGGGAAAACGAGCCTGCTCGCGCTCCACTTCACCGTGCGCGCCATCGTGCGCATTGCGCAACGGGTGCGTGAGACATCCACCATGATGTACGACGACCTCCGATGA
- a CDS encoding T6SS immunity protein Tli4 family protein translates to MKNLTSDLVPRCIGRYLIDLPRSFVVNPVARAVIEGITIETEPMSRNEFEAYLMNREAQLRSAHMDGAPGTPFLKRVEANAHVEVGRIFNRAEHTGAPAFARTLELLAWKDGVRFSMTLNATDGTDLKVDSEVIGTVFEESERRTVEKYKGINEVPQKLAHLIGVFQRTSGRADHEIPTGPGVCIRHGFIRGPATDQEWIDLNYYLSTAEDVSFTFHYLSHIGPQSDTLLQRGGSIEPALKRVDGRTLRKGVRETNNLRPEEWLMERQVDPGVKDYHFTLELNSESGNAREPLLVIDFDSGSRIPHPERSLEEEATLKPIQKATLGEAESIALWDAVLPTLRRRPNAF, encoded by the coding sequence ATGAAGAACCTCACCAGCGACCTCGTGCCGCGTTGCATCGGCCGGTACCTCATCGATTTGCCGCGAAGCTTCGTCGTCAACCCTGTCGCAAGGGCCGTGATCGAAGGCATCACCATCGAGACCGAGCCGATGAGCAGGAACGAATTTGAGGCCTACTTGATGAATCGAGAGGCGCAGCTTCGGTCTGCTCATATGGATGGCGCGCCTGGGACGCCATTTCTCAAACGGGTGGAAGCCAATGCTCACGTAGAAGTCGGCCGCATATTCAATCGCGCAGAACACACCGGTGCACCAGCGTTTGCTCGCACGCTGGAACTGCTTGCTTGGAAAGACGGGGTCCGCTTCTCCATGACGCTGAATGCCACCGACGGAACAGACCTCAAGGTGGACTCGGAGGTGATTGGCACGGTCTTTGAAGAAAGCGAACGCCGGACGGTCGAGAAGTACAAGGGCATCAACGAGGTACCCCAGAAGCTCGCCCATCTCATCGGCGTCTTCCAGCGCACCTCAGGCCGTGCCGATCATGAGATTCCCACCGGCCCGGGCGTGTGCATCCGCCACGGCTTCATCCGAGGGCCAGCCACCGATCAGGAATGGATCGACCTCAACTACTACCTCAGCACCGCGGAGGACGTGTCGTTCACGTTTCACTATTTGAGCCATATCGGTCCCCAGTCCGATACGCTGCTGCAGCGAGGCGGTTCGATCGAACCAGCGCTCAAGAGGGTGGACGGGCGCACGCTGCGCAAAGGCGTGCGTGAGACCAACAACCTGAGGCCGGAGGAGTGGTTGATGGAGCGACAAGTCGACCCGGGTGTCAAGGACTACCACTTCACACTCGAGCTGAACAGCGAGTCGGGCAATGCGCGCGAGCCGTTGCTGGTGATCGACTTCGACAGTGGGTCGCGGATTCCCCACCCGGAGCGCTCGCTGGAGGAAGAGGCCACGCTCAAGCCGATTCAGAAGGCAACGCTCGGCGAAGCCGAGTCCATCGCGCTGTGGGACGCGGTGCTGCCCACGCTGCGCCGGCGGCCGAACGCGTTCTGA
- a CDS encoding type VI secretion system Vgr family protein produces MSHRPPPAAGEESAHALLAQLARALGVPASLVPSTAARLHHLELPGLPALATQLLVEAWSMHETLAQGYELEVLCLSPRADLELDALLLQPLHLHTRTRHAGRVRRSGLVRAVHALQGDGAVQRWRLSVVPWTWLLQMRRGSGVFQERPLTQIVEAVLRRAAPKAAWHWAPDVSDFLRASHQGGWRSYCAYHREAEWDFLAHHLAREGLVWRWDEDDEACAGHALHLLADTRGCPEDPTSAHAPLAWQRTSAEDAPDLVQALAHETRLVPARTRLLTTDYRTKRAVAGVAEAAWRDEEAPPPLEDYEPLGPYAFDAASAAHYAQLRQQAHEARSEIWTGRSTVRTLRAGTRVRIQPASHAAPPPELLLTRVEHWALNNLPTPLHEALARRLGDPLETLRDAHGGAPLGAACATAARRTGLANRFEAVPAERPWRPAPPAPRPRLSHCSATVVGPDDQERPGAEGALHTDALGRVRVRFHWQALDGADEPVSAWLRVTQPLAGPDGGTLFIPRIGQEVLVGFLEGDLDRPIVRAALYNGRGRGGTAPTPGGQPAGPQAAERSAFSRSHDHSPSGQDSVVAGGHPPAWHGAAAGEQHQRAALSGLKTQEVGGPGYNQLVFDDTDGQLRVQAGTTQHATWLHLGHLVHQADNHRGSFRGRGFELRTDAWGAVRAARGLLLSTYATEPQAPAGDATAAEALGQQARQLAELHDRAAQQHQSVTLASVRGTRAAGACALTDEQPALAAWQAVLAAQAHAHTPELRPGGAAGGAGTAGTAGAGLPATGEPVVVVAARAGLAAVAGQDVLVASDDAVHLSSGRDTTRAVGGAERLHTGQAIGVLAGAHAPGEAAAGTGLTLIAAQGDVQVQAQSGPLQIAARGLVHVQSAHAHLDWAAAKKITLRTAAGASVTLDASGITVQCPGKLTVQAATKSMVGASTYAYGMNAMPADAPFDEELVLRWPFDDKPIAHRRFEIVRGDGTPVRGHTDANGRTGLQKSDFLEQIRLRLLDEV; encoded by the coding sequence ATGTCACACCGTCCACCGCCGGCGGCGGGGGAGGAGTCTGCGCACGCGCTGCTGGCGCAGTTGGCCCGCGCCTTGGGCGTGCCTGCGTCGCTCGTGCCGAGCACCGCCGCGCGGCTGCACCACCTGGAGCTGCCCGGCCTGCCTGCGCTGGCGACCCAGCTGCTGGTGGAGGCCTGGTCGATGCACGAGACGCTCGCCCAGGGCTACGAGCTCGAGGTGCTGTGCCTGAGCCCGCGCGCCGACTTGGAGCTGGACGCGCTGCTGTTGCAGCCGCTGCACCTGCACACCCGCACCCGCCACGCGGGCCGTGTGCGGCGCAGCGGTCTCGTGCGCGCCGTGCACGCGCTGCAAGGCGACGGCGCCGTGCAGCGCTGGCGGCTCTCGGTGGTGCCATGGACATGGCTGTTGCAGATGCGCCGCGGCAGCGGGGTGTTCCAGGAGCGCCCGCTGACCCAGATCGTCGAGGCCGTCTTGCGACGCGCCGCCCCGAAAGCCGCCTGGCACTGGGCGCCGGACGTGAGCGACTTCCTGCGCGCCAGCCATCAGGGCGGCTGGCGCAGCTACTGCGCCTACCACCGTGAAGCCGAGTGGGACTTCCTCGCCCACCACCTGGCGCGCGAGGGCCTGGTGTGGCGCTGGGACGAAGACGACGAGGCCTGCGCCGGCCACGCCCTGCACCTGCTGGCCGACACCCGCGGCTGCCCCGAGGACCCGACCAGCGCCCACGCGCCGCTCGCCTGGCAGCGCACCAGCGCCGAGGACGCGCCCGACCTCGTGCAAGCGCTCGCGCACGAGACGCGCCTGGTGCCCGCACGCACCCGGCTGCTGACCACCGACTACCGCACCAAGCGCGCCGTCGCCGGCGTGGCCGAGGCTGCCTGGCGCGACGAGGAGGCGCCGCCCCCGCTGGAGGACTACGAGCCGCTCGGCCCCTATGCCTTCGATGCCGCCAGCGCCGCCCACTACGCGCAGCTGCGCCAACAGGCGCACGAGGCGCGCAGCGAGATCTGGACCGGCCGCAGCACGGTGCGCACCTTGCGCGCCGGCACCCGCGTGCGCATCCAGCCCGCCTCGCATGCCGCGCCCCCGCCCGAGTTGCTGCTCACCCGCGTGGAACACTGGGCCCTGAACAACCTGCCCACGCCGCTGCACGAGGCGCTCGCCCGCCGGCTGGGCGACCCGCTGGAGACCTTGCGAGACGCCCACGGCGGCGCGCCGCTGGGCGCCGCGTGCGCCACCGCGGCCCGCCGCACCGGCCTGGCCAACCGCTTCGAGGCCGTGCCCGCCGAGCGGCCCTGGCGCCCGGCGCCCCCCGCACCGCGGCCGCGCCTGTCCCATTGCAGCGCCACCGTCGTCGGCCCCGACGACCAGGAGCGGCCCGGCGCCGAAGGCGCCCTCCACACCGATGCGCTCGGGCGGGTGCGGGTGCGCTTCCATTGGCAGGCGCTGGACGGCGCCGACGAGCCCGTGAGCGCTTGGCTGCGCGTGACCCAGCCGCTGGCCGGCCCCGACGGCGGCACGCTGTTCATCCCGCGCATCGGCCAGGAGGTGCTGGTCGGCTTCCTGGAGGGCGACCTCGATCGGCCGATCGTGCGCGCCGCCCTCTACAACGGACGCGGCCGTGGCGGCACCGCGCCCACCCCCGGCGGGCAACCGGCCGGCCCCCAGGCCGCCGAGCGCTCGGCCTTCAGCCGCAGCCACGACCACTCGCCCAGCGGCCAAGACAGCGTCGTGGCCGGGGGCCACCCGCCTGCCTGGCACGGCGCCGCCGCCGGCGAGCAGCACCAGCGCGCGGCCCTGTCGGGCCTGAAGACCCAGGAGGTCGGCGGCCCCGGCTACAACCAGCTCGTCTTCGACGACACCGACGGCCAGCTGCGCGTGCAAGCCGGCACCACCCAGCACGCCACCTGGCTCCACCTCGGGCACCTCGTCCACCAGGCCGACAACCACCGCGGCAGCTTCCGCGGGCGGGGCTTCGAGCTGCGCACCGACGCCTGGGGGGCCGTGCGCGCCGCCCGCGGCCTGCTGCTCAGCACCTACGCGACCGAACCCCAGGCGCCCGCCGGCGATGCGACGGCCGCCGAGGCCCTCGGGCAACAAGCCCGACAGTTGGCCGAACTGCACGACCGCGCCGCGCAGCAGCACCAGAGCGTCACGCTGGCGAGCGTGCGCGGCACCCGCGCCGCGGGGGCCTGCGCCCTGACCGACGAGCAGCCGGCGCTGGCGGCCTGGCAGGCGGTGCTGGCCGCGCAGGCGCACGCCCACACGCCCGAGCTGCGACCGGGCGGGGCCGCCGGCGGCGCGGGCACTGCGGGCACTGCGGGCGCCGGCTTGCCCGCCACCGGCGAACCGGTGGTCGTCGTGGCGGCACGCGCCGGCCTGGCCGCCGTGGCGGGGCAAGACGTGCTGGTGGCCAGCGACGACGCGGTGCACCTGAGCAGCGGGCGCGACACCACCCGCGCGGTGGGCGGCGCCGAGCGGCTGCACACCGGCCAGGCCATCGGCGTGCTGGCCGGCGCCCACGCGCCCGGTGAGGCGGCCGCCGGCACCGGCTTGACGCTGATCGCCGCGCAAGGCGATGTGCAGGTGCAGGCGCAAAGCGGCCCGCTGCAGATCGCCGCCCGCGGCCTGGTCCACGTGCAAAGCGCGCACGCCCACCTCGACTGGGCCGCCGCCAAGAAGATCACCCTGCGCACCGCCGCGGGCGCCAGCGTCACCCTGGACGCCTCGGGCATCACCGTGCAGTGCCCCGGCAAGCTCACCGTGCAGGCGGCCACCAAGAGCATGGTGGGGGCGAGCACCTATGCCTACGGCATGAACGCCATGCCGGCAGATGCGCCCTTCGATGAGGAACTGGTGCTGCGCTGGCCCTTCGACGACAAGCCCATCGCCCACCGCCGCTTCGAGATCGTCAGAGGCGATGGCACCCCGGTGCGCGGACACACAGACGCGAACGGGCGCACCGGTCTGCAAAAGAGCGACTTCTTGGAACAGATCCGCCTACGGCTCCTGGACGAGGTTTGA
- a CDS encoding tripartite tricarboxylate transporter substrate binding protein, protein MSHHARHFAFRRRCILAAAAVLVSAAAGPVAAQAWPAKPVRIVVPFAPGGTTDILARALAPELAKAFGQQFLVDNKPGAGGNLGAAEVARASADGYTLLMGTVGTHGINQALYPKLPYDPIKDFAPVTLVAAVPNVLVMNPAKAQEYKIQSVPDLIRYAKANPGKLNMASSGNGTSIHLSGELFKSMTGTYMVHFPYRGSGPALMDLIGGNMDLMFDNLPSAMQHIKAGKLKALAVTTAKRSEALPDVPTIAEAGPVPGYEASSWFGLLAPAGTPADIINRLQQETAKALASPALKERLLSQGAIPSGMTPAEFARLIDAEHKKWAQVVKISGAKVD, encoded by the coding sequence ATGAGTCATCACGCTCGTCATTTCGCATTCCGTCGTCGTTGCATCCTCGCCGCCGCGGCCGTGCTGGTCTCGGCCGCCGCAGGGCCCGTGGCCGCGCAGGCGTGGCCCGCCAAGCCCGTGCGCATCGTCGTGCCCTTCGCCCCCGGAGGCACCACCGACATCCTCGCCCGGGCCCTCGCGCCCGAGCTCGCGAAGGCCTTCGGCCAGCAGTTCCTGGTCGACAACAAGCCGGGCGCCGGCGGCAACCTGGGCGCGGCCGAAGTCGCTCGCGCCTCGGCCGACGGCTACACGCTGCTGATGGGCACGGTGGGCACGCACGGCATCAACCAGGCGCTCTACCCGAAGCTGCCGTACGACCCGATCAAGGATTTCGCGCCCGTCACGCTGGTGGCCGCGGTGCCCAATGTGCTGGTGATGAACCCGGCCAAGGCGCAGGAGTACAAGATCCAAAGCGTGCCCGATCTGATCCGCTACGCGAAGGCGAATCCGGGCAAGCTCAACATGGCCTCCAGCGGCAACGGCACCTCGATCCACCTCTCGGGCGAGCTGTTCAAGTCGATGACCGGCACCTACATGGTCCACTTCCCGTACCGCGGCTCGGGCCCGGCGCTGATGGACCTGATCGGGGGCAACATGGACCTGATGTTCGACAACCTGCCCTCGGCGATGCAGCACATCAAGGCCGGCAAGTTGAAGGCGCTCGCCGTCACCACGGCCAAGCGGTCCGAAGCGCTGCCCGACGTGCCGACGATCGCCGAGGCCGGGCCGGTGCCGGGCTACGAAGCGAGCTCGTGGTTCGGACTGCTGGCGCCGGCCGGCACCCCGGCCGACATCATCAACCGCCTGCAGCAGGAAACGGCCAAGGCGCTGGCCTCACCCGCGCTCAAGGAGCGGCTGCTCAGCCAGGGAGCGATTCCGAGCGGCATGACGCCCGCCGAGTTCGCGCGGCTGATCGACGCCGAGCACAAGAAGTGGGCGCAGGTGGTGAAGATCTCGGGCGCCAAAGTCGATTGA